One stretch of Pararhizobium qamdonense DNA includes these proteins:
- the mnhG gene encoding monovalent cation/H(+) antiporter subunit G has translation MSHLTDLPAWAAIPVCILLLTGSVITLIGSMGLIRLKTFYGRLHAPTLGASAGTILISVASMITFAVLQNRWILHEVLIIVFVILTTPVTLMLLGQSALYRDRIEGRNDVPRKAAGDQPDTPGPDTSGMDI, from the coding sequence ATGAGCCATCTGACCGACCTTCCGGCCTGGGCGGCGATCCCGGTCTGCATCCTGCTTCTGACCGGCTCCGTCATCACCCTTATCGGTTCGATGGGACTGATCCGGCTGAAAACCTTCTATGGCCGCCTGCATGCGCCCACCCTCGGCGCCAGCGCCGGCACGATCCTGATCTCCGTTGCCTCGATGATCACCTTTGCCGTGCTGCAGAACCGCTGGATCCTGCACGAAGTCCTGATCATCGTTTTCGTCATCCTGACGACGCCGGTGACCTTGATGCTGCTCGGACAATCCGCGCTCTACCGTGACCGGATCGAAGGCCGGAACGACGTGCCGCGCAAGGCGGCCGGCGACCAGCCGGATACGCCGGGCCCGGATACGTCGGGCATGGATATCTGA
- a CDS encoding K+/H+ antiporter subunit F yields MTELFIIWSILASQILLGLAMGCALFRMVRGPRAQDRILGLDALYITAMLLLLTFGIRTANSIYFEAALIIAVLGFVSSIAFAKFLMRGEVIE; encoded by the coding sequence ATGACCGAGCTCTTCATCATCTGGTCGATCCTCGCCTCCCAGATCCTGCTTGGACTGGCGATGGGATGTGCGCTGTTTCGCATGGTGCGGGGGCCACGCGCCCAGGACCGCATCCTGGGCCTCGATGCGCTCTATATTACGGCCATGCTTTTGCTTTTGACCTTCGGGATCCGCACGGCCAATTCGATCTATTTCGAAGCGGCTTTGATCATCGCCGTGCTTGGCTTCGTCTCGTCGATCGCCTTTGCGAAATTCCTGATGCGCGGCGAGGTGATCGAATGA
- a CDS encoding Na+/H+ antiporter subunit E yields MRYWFPYPLLSLALLMLWLLINQSVSPGQIILGSMLGIAFAWVMVNLQPDKTRMKNYGRIAVLAGHVALDVVKSNLAVMGVILRAGRRPVNSGFVAIDISLRDENALALLACILTATPGTAWLEFDRQTGVLLLHVLDLENGAAWSDLIKKRYEAPLKEIFE; encoded by the coding sequence ATGCGCTACTGGTTCCCCTACCCGCTTCTGTCGCTGGCCCTCCTGATGCTGTGGCTTTTGATCAACCAGTCGGTATCACCAGGCCAGATCATCCTTGGCTCCATGCTCGGCATCGCGTTTGCCTGGGTCATGGTCAACCTGCAGCCCGACAAGACGCGGATGAAGAATTACGGGCGCATCGCGGTTCTCGCCGGGCATGTGGCGCTCGATGTGGTGAAATCGAACCTTGCCGTGATGGGCGTGATCCTGCGCGCCGGAAGGCGGCCGGTCAATTCCGGTTTCGTGGCGATCGATATCAGCCTGCGCGACGAAAATGCTTTGGCACTGCTTGCATGCATTCTGACGGCGACACCCGGCACCGCCTGGCTCGAATTCGACCGCCAGACCGGCGTGCTGCTTCTCCACGTGCTGGACCTGGAAAACGGTGCTGCCTGGTCGGACCTGATCAAAAAGCGTTACGAAGCCCCGTTGAAGGAGATATTCGAATGA
- a CDS encoding monovalent cation/H+ antiporter subunit D — MNWLHHLIILPIILPILTAAALIPVDERNRTLKGVIAFTSTVVVFIISILLMRMAASSGEGETGASVYLLGNWPAPFGIVLVLDRLSALMLVLTGLLAMATQVFSMAKWHRAGYHFHSLFQLMLAGLNGAFLTGDLFNLFVFFEMMLAASYGLLLHGSGPMRVKAGLHYIAINLAASSLFLVGVSLIYGATGTLNMADLAMRITTIGPESRMLMEAGAAILGIAFLVKAGMWPLGFWLPATYSAATPPVAAIFAILTKVGVYILLRLSMLLFGADAGASLGFGQSVLLYGGLMTIGFGAIGVLASQAMGRLAGYCVLVSSGTLMAAIGLGNGAVIGGALFYLVSSTLTICAFFLLIELVERARDAGADVLAVTMEAYGDVDENEAEKEGGVAVPGTMAVLGLCFCACAILLSGLPPLSGFLAKFAMLHGLFNPGSFGDDAPVSGAEWAYTALLILSGLAAMIAMNRVGIRTFWTSIEGTIPRVFLIEITPVLMLLAACVFLSFQAGPVMRYMDATAKSLGEPQNYIGRVMSAPRAGPAAGE, encoded by the coding sequence ATGAACTGGCTTCATCACCTGATCATCCTGCCGATCATTCTGCCGATCCTCACGGCAGCGGCCCTTATTCCCGTCGATGAACGGAACCGGACGCTGAAAGGGGTGATCGCCTTCACCTCAACCGTGGTGGTTTTCATCATCAGCATCCTGTTGATGCGGATGGCAGCCTCCTCGGGAGAGGGCGAGACCGGGGCCAGCGTCTACCTGCTTGGAAACTGGCCAGCCCCCTTCGGCATCGTTCTGGTGCTGGACCGGCTGTCAGCGCTGATGCTGGTGCTGACCGGGCTGCTCGCAATGGCGACGCAGGTGTTTTCGATGGCGAAATGGCATCGGGCCGGTTATCATTTTCATTCGCTGTTCCAGTTGATGCTGGCCGGCCTCAACGGCGCCTTCCTGACCGGCGACCTGTTCAATCTGTTCGTCTTCTTTGAAATGATGCTGGCCGCATCCTACGGGCTGCTGCTGCATGGCTCCGGCCCGATGCGCGTCAAGGCAGGCCTGCATTACATCGCCATCAATCTTGCAGCCTCTTCGCTGTTTCTGGTCGGGGTCAGCCTGATCTATGGCGCAACGGGCACGCTGAACATGGCCGATCTTGCCATGCGGATCACCACGATCGGCCCGGAAAGCCGGATGCTGATGGAAGCGGGGGCGGCCATTCTCGGCATTGCCTTCCTCGTCAAGGCCGGCATGTGGCCGCTCGGCTTCTGGCTGCCCGCCACCTATTCGGCCGCAACGCCGCCGGTCGCCGCAATCTTTGCCATCCTCACCAAGGTCGGCGTCTACATCCTCCTTCGGCTCTCCATGCTGCTGTTTGGCGCAGATGCCGGCGCCTCCCTCGGCTTTGGTCAATCCGTCCTTCTTTATGGCGGCCTGATGACCATCGGCTTCGGCGCGATCGGCGTATTGGCCTCGCAGGCCATGGGCAGGCTTGCCGGCTATTGCGTGCTGGTCTCGTCCGGTACGCTGATGGCGGCGATCGGGCTTGGCAATGGCGCCGTCATCGGCGGCGCCCTGTTTTATCTGGTGAGTTCGACACTGACGATTTGCGCCTTCTTCCTTTTGATCGAGCTGGTGGAGCGCGCTCGCGATGCCGGCGCCGACGTTCTGGCGGTGACCATGGAAGCCTATGGTGATGTCGATGAAAACGAGGCGGAAAAAGAAGGCGGCGTCGCCGTGCCCGGCACCATGGCCGTGCTGGGTCTCTGCTTCTGTGCCTGCGCCATCCTGCTTTCGGGCCTGCCGCCGCTTTCCGGATTTCTGGCAAAATTCGCCATGCTGCACGGATTGTTCAATCCCGGCAGTTTCGGCGATGACGCTCCGGTCTCCGGCGCCGAATGGGCCTATACCGCCCTTCTCATCCTGTCCGGCCTTGCGGCCATGATCGCCATGAACCGCGTTGGTATCCGCACGTTCTGGACCTCGATCGAAGGCACCATTCCGCGCGTCTTCCTGATCGAGATCACACCAGTCCTGATGCTTCTGGCGGCTTGCGTCTTCCTGAGCTTCCAGGCAGGGCCCGTGATGCGTTATATGGATGCGACGGCGAAATCGCTGGGTGAACCGCAGAACTATATCGGACGCGTGATGTCGGCGCCGCGTGCCGGCCCGGCAGCGGGGGAATAG
- a CDS encoding Na+/H+ antiporter subunit C — translation MELVLSAGIGVLTASGVWLLFRPRTYQVVIGLSLLSYAVNLFIFGMGRLRVNAPPVLEPGGVGGLLTHTDPIPQALVLTAIVIGFAMTALFLVVLLASRGFTGTDHVDGRE, via the coding sequence ATGGAACTGGTTCTCTCCGCAGGCATCGGCGTTCTCACCGCTTCCGGCGTCTGGCTTTTGTTCCGGCCGCGCACCTATCAGGTGGTCATCGGCCTGTCGCTGCTCTCCTATGCCGTCAATCTCTTCATTTTCGGCATGGGCCGTCTGAGGGTCAATGCGCCGCCGGTGCTTGAGCCGGGTGGCGTTGGCGGACTTTTGACCCATACCGATCCCATTCCCCAGGCTTTGGTGCTCACAGCCATCGTCATCGGCTTTGCCATGACGGCGCTGTTTCTGGTCGTGCTTCTCGCGTCTCGCGGCTTTACCGGCACCGACCACGTGGACGGCAGGGAGTAA
- a CDS encoding monovalent cation/H+ antiporter subunit A — MLLILVLAPFAGSLAAICIPAHKGTASAWLSGSIALFCLATSAGLYPIVAANKVLRYNVDWLPELGLNFSLRMDGFAWMFASLVTAIGLLVVVYARYYMSASDPVPRFFALFLAFMGAMLGVVLSGNLILLAIFWELTSIISFLLIGYWHHNANARDGARMALTVTGTGGLCMFVGLMLIGHIVGSYDLDVVLSSGNLIRNDPLYTTVLILILLGALTKSAQFPFHFWLPHAMAAPTPVSAYLHSATLVKAGVFLLIRLWPVMAGTDQWFWIVGLAGLSTLLLGAYFAIFQQDLKGLLAYSTISHLGLITVLLSLGSPLAAVAAIFHTMNHATFKASLFMAAGIIDHETGTRDMRKLSGLFKYMPITATLAMVASASMAGVPLLNGFLSKEMFFAEAIETHKYNLLDTITPYVATLASMFAVTYSLRFIYSVFFGPPPKDLPTTPHEPPHWMLAPIYFLVFSCLVVGVIPTLTIGPFLHTAVQSVLGEATPVYSLAVWHGWNLPLFMSLIALVGGIGLFFIMRPYLATSIEGPPFFRRLEGQRIFERVLVTLSWKWARSIEMRAGTRRLQPQMRVLVAVAVIAGAATLLTQGFKPANIVLRNIDPAFALLWLVGMVCAIGAAYQAKFHRLAALVLLGGAGLVTCVTFVWLSAPDLAVTQLLVEIVTTVLILLGLRWLPKRIEDPDDPEMMTISTRLRRLRDLATAVFAGLGMMLVSYTVMSREMPETISSYFLERAYSEGGGTNVVNVILVDFRGFDTLGEIAVLCIVALTVFALLLRFRPATESLEAPEQQRVQNAFDDDHPDRKKGDSIAEYLLVPSVIMRWMFPVIGMLAAFLFFRGHDLPGGGFAAGIAMSIAFILQYMAGGTRWVEERLRIHPLRWMAIGLIVATTTGLGSWVFGYPFLTSYSQYVSLPVIGKIPLASAILFDLGVFSLVLGATVLILIALAHQSVRAPRAQIRAAKLAAKENT; from the coding sequence TTGCTTCTCATTCTGGTTCTTGCGCCTTTCGCGGGGAGCCTTGCTGCAATCTGCATTCCGGCACACAAGGGCACGGCCAGCGCCTGGCTTTCAGGCTCGATCGCCCTGTTTTGCCTTGCCACATCGGCCGGCCTCTATCCGATCGTCGCCGCAAACAAAGTGCTTCGCTACAATGTCGACTGGCTTCCGGAACTTGGGCTGAACTTCTCGCTGCGGATGGACGGCTTTGCCTGGATGTTTGCAAGCCTGGTCACCGCGATCGGCCTGCTCGTCGTTGTCTACGCCCGTTACTATATGTCGGCCAGCGACCCGGTTCCGCGCTTCTTTGCCCTCTTCCTCGCCTTCATGGGCGCCATGCTCGGCGTGGTACTTTCCGGCAATCTCATTCTGCTGGCGATCTTCTGGGAATTGACCAGCATCATCTCCTTCCTTCTGATCGGTTACTGGCACCACAACGCCAATGCGCGCGATGGCGCCCGCATGGCGCTGACCGTCACCGGCACCGGCGGCCTGTGCATGTTCGTCGGGCTGATGCTGATCGGCCATATCGTCGGCAGCTATGATCTCGATGTCGTGCTTTCGTCCGGCAACCTGATCCGCAACGATCCGCTCTACACGACCGTGCTCATTCTTATCCTGCTCGGAGCCCTCACCAAGAGTGCACAGTTTCCGTTCCATTTCTGGCTGCCGCATGCGATGGCGGCGCCGACGCCGGTTTCGGCCTATCTGCATTCGGCGACCCTCGTCAAAGCCGGCGTCTTCCTGTTGATCCGGCTCTGGCCGGTCATGGCGGGCACCGACCAGTGGTTCTGGATCGTCGGCCTTGCCGGCCTCAGCACGCTGTTGCTCGGCGCCTATTTCGCGATCTTCCAGCAGGACCTGAAGGGGCTGCTCGCCTATTCGACGATCAGCCATCTCGGCCTTATTACCGTGCTTCTGAGCCTCGGCAGTCCCTTGGCTGCGGTCGCCGCGATCTTTCACACCATGAACCACGCCACCTTCAAGGCCTCGCTGTTCATGGCCGCCGGGATCATCGATCATGAAACCGGCACCCGCGACATGCGCAAGCTCAGCGGCCTGTTCAAATACATGCCGATAACGGCGACGCTGGCGATGGTCGCCAGCGCCTCGATGGCCGGCGTACCGCTGTTGAACGGCTTCCTGTCGAAAGAAATGTTCTTTGCCGAGGCGATCGAAACCCATAAATACAATCTGCTCGACACGATCACGCCCTATGTCGCAACGCTCGCCAGCATGTTTGCCGTCACCTATTCGCTGCGTTTCATCTACAGCGTCTTTTTCGGACCGCCGCCAAAGGATCTGCCCACGACGCCGCATGAGCCGCCACACTGGATGCTGGCGCCGATCTATTTCCTGGTATTCTCCTGCCTCGTCGTCGGCGTGATCCCGACCCTGACGATCGGCCCCTTTCTGCACACCGCCGTGCAATCGGTTCTGGGCGAGGCGACGCCGGTCTATAGCCTTGCCGTCTGGCATGGCTGGAACCTGCCGCTGTTCATGAGCCTGATTGCGCTTGTCGGCGGCATCGGGCTGTTCTTCATCATGCGGCCCTATCTTGCCACCAGCATCGAGGGCCCGCCCTTCTTCCGCCGCCTGGAGGGCCAACGCATCTTCGAGCGCGTGCTGGTCACCCTGTCATGGAAATGGGCGCGCTCGATCGAGATGCGCGCCGGCACCCGCCGACTGCAGCCGCAGATGCGGGTCCTCGTCGCAGTGGCAGTGATCGCCGGCGCCGCCACGCTTCTGACGCAGGGTTTCAAACCGGCCAATATCGTGCTGCGCAACATTGATCCGGCCTTTGCGCTGCTCTGGCTGGTCGGCATGGTCTGTGCCATCGGCGCAGCCTATCAGGCGAAATTCCACAGGCTTGCGGCGCTCGTGCTGCTCGGAGGCGCGGGTCTTGTTACCTGTGTCACCTTCGTGTGGCTTTCAGCACCCGATCTGGCGGTCACGCAATTGCTCGTCGAGATCGTCACGACGGTTCTGATCCTGCTTGGCCTGCGCTGGTTGCCCAAGCGGATCGAAGATCCCGATGATCCGGAAATGATGACCATATCGACGCGCCTGCGCCGCCTGCGCGACCTTGCGACCGCCGTCTTTGCCGGTCTTGGCATGATGCTCGTCTCCTACACGGTGATGAGCCGGGAAATGCCCGAGACCATTTCGAGCTATTTCCTCGAGCGCGCCTATAGCGAAGGCGGCGGCACCAATGTCGTCAACGTCATCCTCGTCGATTTCCGCGGCTTCGATACGCTGGGCGAGATCGCCGTCCTGTGCATCGTCGCCTTGACGGTGTTCGCGCTGCTTCTGCGTTTCCGCCCTGCCACCGAAAGCCTCGAGGCACCGGAGCAGCAGCGCGTTCAGAATGCGTTCGACGACGATCACCCCGATCGCAAGAAGGGCGACAGCATTGCCGAATACCTGCTGGTGCCCTCGGTGATCATGCGCTGGATGTTCCCGGTCATCGGCATGCTGGCGGCCTTCCTGTTTTTCCGCGGCCATGATCTTCCAGGCGGCGGCTTTGCAGCCGGCATCGCCATGTCGATCGCCTTCATTCTGCAATATATGGCGGGTGGTACGCGCTGGGTCGAGGAACGGCTGCGGATCCATCCGCTGCGCTGGATGGCAATCGGCCTCATCGTCGCCACCACGACCGGCCTCGGGTCCTGGGTCTTCGGCTATCCGTTCCTGACCTCGTATTCCCAATACGTTTCCCTGCCGGTCATCGGTAAAATTCCGCTCGCAAGCGCGATCCTGTTCGATCTCGGCGTCTTCTCGCTGGTGCTCGGCGCCACCGTGCTGATCCTGATCGCGCTCGCCCACCAGTCGGTGCGTGCACCGCGCGCCCAGATCAGGGCGGCGAAACTGGCGGCGAAGGAGAACACATAA
- a CDS encoding response regulator — protein sequence MDTIPHILVVDDDPEIRRLLGKYLDGQGFRISLAGSKGECEAKLAELKIDLLVLDVMLPDGSGLDLCRSLRGRMPQLSIILLTALKEDVDRIIGLEFGADDYLGKPFNPRELSARIRAVLRRGRAEAQPAGSRQYVFANYVADIESRTLLAPDGSTVDLTGGEFELLVVFLQRPGRVLSRDSLLDLTQGRTADPFDRSIDILVSRLRRKLGDASVFAMLKTVRNKGYQLAVPVERSN from the coding sequence ATGGATACAATACCGCACATTCTTGTCGTCGATGACGATCCGGAGATTCGCCGGCTGCTTGGAAAATATCTCGATGGTCAGGGTTTTCGCATCAGTCTGGCCGGCAGCAAGGGCGAATGCGAGGCGAAGCTCGCCGAGCTGAAGATCGATCTTCTGGTTCTCGATGTCATGCTGCCGGATGGCTCCGGGCTTGATCTGTGCCGGTCGTTGCGCGGGCGGATGCCGCAGCTGTCGATCATTCTTCTGACGGCGCTCAAGGAAGATGTCGACCGCATCATCGGGCTTGAATTCGGTGCCGACGATTATCTCGGAAAACCGTTCAACCCGCGCGAACTGTCTGCCCGCATCCGCGCCGTGCTGCGCCGCGGCCGGGCCGAGGCGCAGCCGGCGGGAAGCCGGCAATATGTCTTTGCCAATTATGTCGCCGATATCGAAAGCCGCACCTTGCTTGCGCCTGATGGGAGCACCGTCGATCTGACCGGAGGCGAGTTCGAGCTTCTGGTGGTTTTCCTGCAGCGTCCGGGACGTGTTCTGTCGCGTGACTCGCTCTTGGATCTGACGCAGGGGCGAACCGCTGACCCGTTTGACCGCTCGATCGATATTCTGGTCAGCCGCCTGCGCCGCAAGCTCGGCGATGCCAGCGTCTTTGCCATGCTGAAGACCGTGCGCAACAAGGGGTATCAGCTCGCGGTTCCCGTCGAGCGGAGCAACTAG
- a CDS encoding ATP-binding protein: MLSLRTRFTALLIISVVLVLVIAAVITAWLLRKPPEVMYDRVLAEKAEFALLLLRADPLAAQTLHIVIQDKPPQDRIDPERTENIRAEGRRKGYTADVVVLKSFNPHRWDIAIRLDDGRWAYLDFPDPTPFPYLPLAAYLALVAIGMTGIATYVSNVMMRPLRILDETIAKIRPDGIIPELPETGPMEVRTSAKTINRLATRLNAAVSSRMRMIAAAGHDMRTPMTRMRLRAEFVVDGDDRQSWLKDLDELDHIADSAIRLVREEISPAAQEQVSLDVVLRSVTAEVRETDLPVEHGAIVPVLVKGAPFALKRALRNLVVNAATHGQGARVSLSSSGEEAVLRILDSGPGIPKDLLDRVFEPFFRVDQARRQIVPGAGLGLAISQEIIENHGGTITIINRREGGLLQTVRLPLCKPDQY, from the coding sequence ATGTTGTCGCTGCGCACGCGGTTCACGGCACTTTTGATCATCTCGGTGGTTCTGGTTCTGGTGATCGCTGCCGTCATCACCGCCTGGCTTTTGCGCAAGCCGCCTGAAGTCATGTATGACCGGGTGCTGGCTGAAAAAGCCGAATTTGCGCTGCTTCTCTTGCGCGCCGATCCGCTGGCAGCCCAGACACTGCACATCGTCATTCAGGACAAGCCGCCGCAGGACCGGATCGATCCGGAGCGGACGGAGAATATCCGCGCGGAGGGACGCCGCAAGGGGTATACCGCCGATGTCGTCGTGCTCAAGAGCTTCAATCCGCATCGCTGGGATATCGCCATCCGGCTGGATGACGGGCGCTGGGCATACCTCGATTTTCCTGATCCCACCCCTTTTCCCTATCTGCCGCTGGCGGCCTATCTGGCGCTGGTCGCGATCGGCATGACCGGCATTGCCACCTATGTCAGCAACGTGATGATGCGGCCCCTGCGCATCCTGGATGAAACGATCGCCAAGATACGGCCGGATGGCATCATTCCCGAATTGCCGGAAACCGGGCCGATGGAGGTTCGCACATCCGCCAAGACCATCAACCGGCTGGCAACGCGCCTCAACGCAGCCGTGTCTAGCCGCATGCGGATGATTGCGGCCGCAGGCCATGACATGCGCACGCCGATGACCCGCATGCGGCTTCGCGCCGAATTCGTCGTCGATGGCGATGACCGGCAGTCCTGGCTCAAGGATCTCGATGAACTCGATCATATCGCTGATAGCGCCATCCGGCTGGTGCGCGAGGAAATCAGCCCGGCGGCGCAGGAACAGGTGTCGCTTGACGTGGTTTTGCGCTCGGTAACCGCAGAGGTCCGGGAGACGGATCTGCCGGTCGAGCATGGTGCAATCGTCCCTGTCCTGGTCAAGGGCGCCCCGTTTGCCCTCAAGCGTGCGTTGCGAAACCTGGTGGTGAATGCCGCGACGCATGGTCAGGGCGCACGCGTTTCGCTGTCCAGTTCCGGCGAAGAAGCGGTTCTCAGGATCCTCGACAGCGGCCCCGGCATTCCGAAGGATCTGCTCGACCGGGTGTTCGAGCCGTTCTTTCGCGTCGATCAGGCCCGGCGCCAGATCGTGCCCGGCGCCGGTCTCGGTCTCGCCATTTCGCAGGAAATTATTGAAAACCATGGCGGCACGATCACCATCATCAATCGCCGGGAGGGCGGCCTGCTGCAAACCGTGCGTCTGCCGCTGTGCAAGCCGGACCAGTATTGA
- a CDS encoding efflux transporter outer membrane subunit: MKIAKVLFPLSLVLLSGCVVGPNYQSPTAAVPAKFSQGGQAEAADVTLKPWWEAFRDKKLNGLVAQGLSENLDVQQSIERIIEARANVIVAASGGLPQINASGSASVAGQDGSSRVRAGQSDHSETKTIGGGGDASWLIDLFGQYARAKESANASLDAAYADVNVARLAYLSDLTTSYIEARYNQEAYALQQRSLASRRETLKLTNDIKAAGAASSLDVVQAEGLVNSTLAELPGYQTGFNQAANHIATLLGLPATTVTAGLRNGASQPSPRYNTKIGIPADLVRNRPDIRRAERLLAAATAQIGVAEAQLYPSLSLSGSIDGSRIVSAVAGGLSTWSFGPSLNIPIFSGGRLKANVDIAKSGAQQQYLSWKQTVLNGIEEVENALVALRNNYQTVAALRKVVDSYEQALGLARESYKGGATSLLDVLDAERSLATSRIALASGIRNLANNYVALNIAIGGGAGIQAIGQ, from the coding sequence ATGAAAATTGCTAAAGTGCTCTTTCCCTTGAGCCTCGTTCTCCTTTCGGGCTGCGTTGTCGGTCCGAATTATCAATCTCCGACTGCAGCGGTGCCGGCGAAGTTTTCGCAAGGGGGCCAGGCCGAAGCAGCCGACGTCACACTGAAGCCCTGGTGGGAAGCTTTCCGCGACAAGAAGCTGAACGGCCTCGTCGCCCAGGGCCTCAGCGAAAACCTTGACGTTCAGCAATCGATCGAACGTATCATCGAAGCCCGCGCCAATGTCATCGTCGCTGCATCCGGCGGCTTGCCGCAGATCAATGCCAGCGGTTCGGCCAGTGTCGCTGGCCAGGATGGCTCCTCCCGGGTCAGGGCGGGCCAAAGCGATCACAGCGAAACCAAAACAATCGGCGGCGGTGGCGATGCGTCCTGGCTGATCGATCTGTTCGGCCAGTATGCCCGCGCCAAGGAATCCGCCAACGCTTCGCTTGATGCCGCCTATGCCGACGTCAACGTTGCCCGCCTCGCCTATCTTTCCGATCTGACCACCTCCTACATCGAGGCCCGCTACAATCAGGAAGCCTATGCACTGCAGCAGAGAAGCCTCGCCTCGCGGCGCGAAACGCTGAAGCTGACGAATGACATCAAGGCAGCGGGCGCAGCCTCCAGCCTCGACGTCGTCCAGGCCGAAGGCCTCGTCAACAGCACGCTGGCTGAACTGCCCGGCTACCAGACCGGCTTCAACCAGGCGGCAAACCATATCGCGACGCTGCTCGGACTGCCGGCAACCACCGTTACGGCGGGCCTGCGCAATGGCGCGTCCCAGCCTTCGCCGCGCTACAATACCAAGATCGGCATTCCTGCCGATCTCGTGCGCAACCGCCCCGATATCCGCAGAGCCGAACGCCTTCTGGCCGCTGCCACGGCCCAGATCGGTGTTGCCGAGGCCCAGCTTTATCCGAGCCTGAGCCTGAGCGGTTCGATCGACGGTTCGCGTATCGTCTCCGCAGTGGCTGGTGGTCTGAGCACATGGTCCTTCGGCCCAAGCCTGAATATCCCGATCTTCAGCGGCGGACGTTTGAAGGCCAATGTGGATATCGCCAAGTCCGGCGCGCAGCAGCAATATCTCTCCTGGAAGCAGACTGTTCTGAACGGCATCGAGGAAGTCGAGAACGCGCTCGTTGCACTGCGCAACAACTACCAGACCGTGGCGGCTTTGCGGAAGGTCGTGGACTCCTACGAACAGGCTCTGGGTCTGGCCCGCGAAAGCTACAAGGGCGGCGCCACGTCGCTGCTTGACGTTCTGGACGCCGAACGCTCGCTGGCAACATCGCGTATCGCGCTCGCATCCGGCATTCGCAACCTCGCCAACAACTATGTTGCTCTGAACATCGCCATCGGCGGTGGCGCAGGCATCCAGGCCATCGGACAATAA
- a CDS encoding DUF3008 family protein, with protein sequence MPAKSQAQQKAAGAALSAKRGETKKSELKGASKSMEKFMSEKELKELAETDRKNLPKKKK encoded by the coding sequence ATGCCCGCAAAATCCCAGGCCCAGCAAAAGGCAGCCGGTGCGGCACTCTCTGCCAAGCGCGGTGAAACGAAAAAATCGGAACTCAAGGGCGCCTCCAAAAGCATGGAGAAATTCATGTCGGAGAAAGAGCTGAAGGAGCTTGCGGAAACAGACCGCAAAAACCTGCCGAAGAAGAAAAAGTAA